The Littorina saxatilis isolate snail1 linkage group LG1, US_GU_Lsax_2.0, whole genome shotgun sequence nucleotide sequence CCTTTCTTTAGATTGCCTGTACGATGCACTCATGGATGCACTATTACCTGTTTTCTGCTAATCTGAAAGCAATTGATGCAATTcagtgattttgtgtgtgaatggaaATGTATGTATACCAAAAAAAATGATTTTGATCCCTTGTGTACGTGGATGTAAAAATTATATAAAATGTGTCTCCTTTGTTGGTTATTGAGATTTTGTCTTTATTTAGAATTTTTGTTTGTCAGCTGCACACTTGTGAATGTACTTTTTATGTTTGTAAGAGAGCAGTTGCTGTGTCAAAGGTATTCAAGGGGCAGTGAATGCAGGGATGTTTTCTGAATGAAAGAATCTTTTAATATGATTTTCTGCACACATACCTTTTTCCTCTTAATGTTTGTAATACTTTGTATGCAAGAATAAATGATTCCAATCACTTTAGCCCACAAATGTGATTTGTGGGCTAATCTTGGATGTACGAGTGTAAAGTTTCTCTGGCGCTttcagtttcacacacacacgcagtttgaagagaattaaaaatacaaacaaaactgacaaAATCTAACTGCACGCATAACAGTCTTGTATGTTCATCTGTACACTCCAATATATATCGCAAATAAAAGTAACATGTACACCGAGCTCCCATCAGTCACTTGTGCTGCACATGTCcctaatgtttgtttgtttgttcattcatgggctgaaactcccacagcgtttacgtgtatgaccgtatttaccccgccatttaggcagccatacgccgctttcgggggagcatgctgggtattttcgtgtttctataacccaccgaactctgacatggactacaggatctttttcgtgcgcacttgtgcttgcgtgtacacacgggggtgttcggacaccgaggagagtctgcacacaaagttgactctgagaaataaatctctcgccaaacatggggacaaactcacgctgacagcggccaactggatacaaatccagcgcgctaccgactgagctacatccccgcccacatgTCCCTAATGAATCAAATGTCTGTTCAGTTCGTGAGAAATGCAGCCCGAAAGATTAGAGAATCTTTATGCTGATCAAGTCTGTAACTGCAATATCACACACCTAGTTTTGAACTTGCAGGTGTGGAAAACCATGAAGAAGTGTGTTCATATGCCACATAAAGGCTTACAGTTCCTATATTTTCTACTTGGATAAAATTAGCTGCACCGCGCAGGCTGTCCCCAATGTTATGTTTCCATAACCCTCAGAAGTATCCATAAGCTGACTACTGTATCACCACAGTTACCACAAATGCAGAGCTAAGCACGCGTTTGTCACAAGCAGTAAAATGGACTGTTTAATCTTCTTTTCAGATCTACCaagagacgggcgcagtggcaagacgtcggcctcctaatcgggaggtcgtgagtttgaatcctggtcgctgccgcctggtgggttaagagtggagatttttccgatctcccaggtcaacttatgtgcagacctgctagtgacttaacccccttcgtgtgtacacgcaagcacaagaccaagtgcgcacgaaaaagatcctgaaatccatgtcagagttcggtggggtatagaaacacaaaaatacccagcatgcctcccccgaaatcggcgtatgctgcctgaatggcggggtaaaaacggccatacacgtaaaaatccactcgtgctaaaatcatgagtgaacgtggtagtctaagcccatgaacgaagaagaagaagatctacCAAGAGCATGTATACTTCTCCCGTGGCAAATGTTATTGCTTATAAATTACTTTTGTTTCAATCACAAGTTCTTTGTGACAAACAGCATCTTACACTTCTAATCAAGCCAgaatgacgacgatgatgtaCTTATTTCTGCCCTGTTATCTCTCCGCCTCTGCGTGTTGAGCGCCGCCTCTCCCTTTTTCCTGATGCGCTGATGTTTCTGTTTGGCCGCAACCTTCTTGGCCTGTGCTCTTGCGCGTCTCTCCACAATCACTGGGTGAATGGAGCTGCTGACACTGGCAGTGTCACAGTGTTCCCTGTGGCCAACACTCAGGTTGTCATTGTCACTTTCGTCAGACAACTCCTTTTCCTGTTCCTCCGTCTTAGAAGCCAGTTCAACAGCTTTCGTCTTTAGTGAAATAAATTCTGTATTTTCTGCACCAACATTGTCTGTGTTAGACGAATGAACTTCTGCCTTACTTTCATCAGTCCTGTCTGTGGCTGCTTCAGCTTCACCGTCACAAACTTCGACTTCACCTTTTATCGCTTCAGCTGCAATCTGTCCTTCTGGTGACGCTTCAGTCCCACCTCCATCAACATTGAGAAGCGAGAGTCTGTAGTTGAGTTGTTCATCTCTGGGATCAACAACAGGCTTTTTAACGTGTTGGTGCCGAGTAGCATTttcttcctcctcctgctcTTCATCACCAGTGTCTGTTTCATCTCCTTCACTGGCATCACCCTCGCTCTCTTCTGCAGTGTCTGTCTCACTGCCTTCTCGTGTCCGCGGCCCCAATTCATCAACAAACTGAAAATAAAAGTCATGTGTGAAGGACAGCAATCTTTCTTCAAACAAAGATTAATTGGAACCCAATGAATGTGCACacgatacaagatacaagatatttattcaccaattttgcaaaaggattacatcttggcacggcacggtaaaaataaaataaaaaccaaccagacacatatgcagacacacatcaccatgcacgcatacatacgtacattacactgtcatgcacacacagacacaactcacacacacacacacacccacaattatttgcatactcacacataaccagccacatatctacatcacaaattcacatcgtcgccttgtaaaggtaagaGCCATATCCGTTtaaaggggtgccagtaatatcaatgcaacattagtgaatactagaacaatacctaaaaatTATAAaccatttaaaagtaagtagtacacgtaattattatcatttagtcagatcatcacataaaattatataatcataatctagccagttagacagtttaaaacaacagtattaacagactatcacagatctgCTCAAGCACCTGAACCTTGAGTcacattgcacaaaactactaccatcacagaactactcaagcacctaaaaaataaggaccattccacattgcacatacttccactatcacaagttatgagaacagtaatggaatgcagtgaaagaactaagtaacaaaagaacccccccccccccccaatcctataactacagtatattacaacTGAATGAAATAGGAACAAATGAAAACCAAATGAAGATGTAGTAAATactattggattggattggattggataagatttacagtccagtgaggttaccctcatggaaattcgggctgctttcttccCGGGGAGACAAATTTAAAAACGCGTCCTCGGAGATGAAGATAATCATAAATGAGTAATCCCACAGAGACAGAAGAAAGATTTTAAGCGACACACCCACAGTCCCCCAAAATACACAAAGATGAAGAAATCACCTCATCAAAAGTAGATGCCATGGTCTTTGTGAAACCGCTGGCAGCAACCTCACGATCCAAGTTTCCAGTCCTCCTGAAATCAAACCAAACACAACAGCTAGTTATGTACAGCTTTCTGAATAACATGCATGTACTATAAAAATTTATAGACACAGTCCTTCCTCTGAACACAACCAGCTATTTCCTAGGACTTCCCCAAGCCAAGACCTTTCTGTAAAAACAGTGGCTCGCTATCTCAGATCTGAtatggcctttacatgggataagaacatccctcgACTAGTACACACGACAACAAATCAACATCACAACTACTTCCTGTGCATAGTGAGATTGTTCAGATGAATTAATTTCAGAGATTTCTACTCGTGTCTGTTTATTCAATTCATCCCAAAAATTGTCACTCTAAACAGAAAGCACCTGGACTGTCGATTGTTGGTATATgatggtcttgtcccaagtgaaagcctggccagatctgaaatggtgagTCAAATTGTATACAGGGGAAGAATTCCCCTTAAAATGTTTCCATTTGAAACTATTCTAACAATCAGTAATTTGCAATTGCATAATTCCACAGACTTCATCAGGTGGCAAATTTTCTCTTTATTGTTGTGCATGTTTTGTGTCCATGTAAACAAGCCTGAGGTTAACATTCTGTTACCTATACAGACAGTAaatgcatttgattttgtacTTCTTTGTTTTTGCAAGTACATGTACTGgattaggccccccaaaaaattaggtgtggttacggtaacatagccccaaaaaatagggtaggaaggtaggcaatctttttttaattttttttttaaactttttttctaatgtgtacaaattaaacctacttgacagggaaataagtgtgcgactcgggcgctttcgctttcattgcgttttctgcacgcattttctttttttttctctttttttttttgacaaatgtaataaaaagttatagggtcggcccctaaaaatagggtaggtcgggttaccgtaaccacacctattttttttttaggccttacgaAAGAGAGTAAGCAATgaaatcatcaccatcatcatcatatctATCCAATTTTATGACAAATGCAAATGGAACTAGTCATACAATTTGGTGTTGGGCGGTTCGGCAACTGACAGCTTTTcagattttgtttctctttaGCTTCAGTCTAGTCTGTTTCTTCACTGCTCCGGGCAAGTGGAACCTCACCGACCAGACCACATTTGCATAACTCAACATTCTTCTATTACTTAAGTTTCTATTTCTGAATATTTCACATGTAAACTCACACAATGTCTTTGAAGGTGGGGAAGAGTTCACTTTCATAGGCAAATCTCTTGGAAAAGAAGTCCCTGATGCACTGCACATCACGGTCAAAGTACCTGCACATACCAAAGGATATACATGTACCCAACAAATCAACATTTGGACATGACACAAATGGCTGTAGTGATTTACATTACCACTACACAATAACCGTGATGCTCCCTTAAAGCTAAACATCCCCTGCAAATCAAAATGGTTTTATAGTGGAAATGATAAGGTACATCCAGAATGAACTTGGTCCATCATTTTTGTGGTTTGTCAAATCATTTTCTTTCACTAGATTATAAAATCACCAAATAAAAGTTCACAATTGATGGCAAAATGTAAGGCCAGTATGATTACATGATAAGTCTCTCAGGTAAGTCTCTTCCTCCTTGAGAAGAGTGAGTTCATGGTTAAGCTGTAGCTTAGGTGTTTATCTGTCCAACTATGCCAGCTGCCACCACACTGTTGCTGGAGTAAGGGAGATTACTCTACTTCACAGCAACATGTTCATGTGAATTCCAGTCTTCCATTTCTAAATGCAGTGTATGCAACTTAAAAAAACCATACGTCTAATTCcttcaaatacattcaacagACAAACTGTGCATGCACACTAAACACATGCCTGCAGGTCACCAATACCTATAGTCATTTAGTACTCACATTTGAGCGTTTGTGTGAGACATAGACACCATCTGAGGGAAGTCAATCATGATGACGTGATCGTCAGCATCCAGCATGAGGTTGAACTCGTTGAAGTCAGAATGAATGACGCCATTCTCTGCCAGTTTGACGATCAACTCCATGCATTCACTATACAAGGCTTCTTTATCCTTCAGTCCATGCACTTGACACCTGATGAAGCAGTGAGGTAACACTTAGTAACAGAGGGTTGCATGAAGTTAACAACATTTTGCTAAAGATGTCAATTAATTTTTTCTTGTTACCAGACACTTAACAAAGCAACGAATGACAAAAATACAGCGTGCAATGTTTTCCGTTATCTGTGCACTTTGAGAAATACAGATCAACCAGCTTAGGATTTAAGTTTGCAGGAATCGGCAGCTACACAAAATATGCCATCAAAGCTCTTATTTTGGCTAAAACAAGAGGATATATATATTTAGTCCATCTCATAAAGAAATGAAACAGTGTCATTTCCTTCATAGGTCACAATGATTAAAAATATCATGAAATATCACTCACAAGGGATAGCCTGGAACCAGCTGCATCACCACTGCATGGCGATTGACGTCTGCTGGCTTCGGGACTGGAAACCCATGTTCATACAATGCCTGAAACACAATGTCATGTAGTTCTtccttgaaaaaaaacaaatacaaagaaCACTCTCAAGGAAATAGCAATGGAGAAATCAAACACTCTCACTACACATTTAACTGAAGAGATAATTCTAATCACTTATTTTTACCTTCATATATGCATGCTCCTTTGTAGCCGAGAGACGAGAGAGGTAAAGCCAGGAGATGCTCTTCCTGTGTTTGTGATAATCTCTCTTGTTTTTCAGCTGTCTGAAGGATGTTCTGCCCAATCTAGAGAGAAAGCACACAACAAACATACTCAACTTTAAACATCAAAAGTAACAAACCACATAAAAGAAATTAACAACTAcgcgagagaaaaaaatatcatAGAAAAGAAACTACTTCAGATACAGAAGCTGAAAAAGGTTTTAAAGTGTAGGACCAACATTCTTTGCTGgcttaaaaacaacaataacaagaagagcaaacgctcgatcgagtcactttcgcagttctgaatattatatgaggcatcagatggacaggaagaaattgctattcacaacacaatgagtcacgttcacataaaatttgagcccggtcacttttatagtttccgagaaaagcccaacgttaagttgtgtgttgccgaacagaaaaggctagttatctcccttgtttttctgataacgttcgtaaaaggctacagatgtaaatactttgatgtaaagaataatcctacaaagtttcaatcacatccgatgaactttgtcaaagatataaaatgtctaatttttcctttgacgctgacctgtgaccttgaaaaaggtcaaaggtcaacgaaaccatcgttaaagtgtagaggtcattggaggtcacgactaaacaaaatatgagcccgatcgctttgatagtttccgagaaaagtccaacgttaaggtggtgtctacggccggccggccggacagactaacactgaccgattacatagagtcactttttctcaagtgactcaataacaAAACACTAAGTGTAATGCCATTATTAGTGACTATTATTACATAACTGCTTGTAGCATGTcattaggcacacacaaaaaataggtgtggttacgcaTAGCTGCCAACTTTTTCCAGATAAAAATAGGGAGGAATGAGCAtctgggcgcgaagcgcctagaatgctaggggggtccgggggcatgcccccccgtaAAATAtttcaaacaagaagggcaaagcccatacgactcacatgcttgaccttgacctttacatgaccttgaccttcagggtcaaggtcaaataactaaacctagcaatgacatcatacactaagaactgctttacacatttttcctaccaaaatacatgtgaccttgacccaaggtcaaggtcacccaaggtcatgcaacacaaagctgttaattcaagacataggaagtacaatggtgcttattggctctttctaccatgagatatggtcacttttagtgtttcactaccttattttggtcacatttcaaaagggtcaaagtgaccttgaccttgatcatatgtgaccaaatgtgtctcatgatgaaagcataacatgtgccccacataatttttaagtttgaaacagttatcttccatagttcagggtcaaggtcacttcaaaatatgcatacaatccaactttgaagagctcctgtgaccttgaccttgaagcaaggtaaaccaaactggtatcaaaagatggggcttactttgccctatatatcatatataggtgaggtattgaatctcaaaaacttcagagaaaatgggaaaaatgtgaaaaatagctgttttttagacaacatttatggcccctgcgaccttgaccttgaagcaaggtcaagatgctatgtatgttttttggggccttgtcatcatacaccatcttgccaaatttggtactgatagactgaatagtgtccaagaaatatccaacgttaaagttttccggacggacggacggacggacgtccggacggacggacggacggacggacggacggacgactcgggtgagtacatactcacttttgcttcgcatgtgaggcaaaaaaggatgcaaaatggtgcaatctggtgcattctgaggattatAATTGCCAGTTTCTGGCAGCAAATTTTGTCACAAAAAAGGAAGAATGAGCTGGAGAGAGAGTAGATGTAGTGACTTACCAATGCACGTCAAGCTTCCTTCTACAGTATTTCATACTTCTTGACACTCACATCTTCCAATTGTGTGGGGCCGGGGAAGATATCTTTTGCTATCACAGTTCACAACCGCACCAAAATCATAGTTCATGTTAGTTACTTCCTTGAGTTTATTTCAGAATCCAAAAGTCACAACACACTACACCTTCCAGGGGTATGAACTAGGAGATTGCTGTTGCCATCACAGTTCACAACAGCATAACTGGCACGGATCAGCGTTCATAGTTCGAACATTGACGTCTGAAGCGAACAGTTGGGTAATCTTTCTGGACGGCTGTCCCCCGGTTCCGTTCATGTTTTGCTGTTCTTGATTGAGCTTCAATATCCCCCCGGCCTCCATGTCCGATGCTTATATCTTCGCGGCACTTGGTGCAAAACGAGAAATGTATGCCGCGTCTTGTCGATTCGGAGATGAAGTCATACTCTTGTTTGTAACTCTTTTGAAATTTTACAAGAACTTTCGGGCCGACTTTCGGCCGCTGGActgttgttttcttcattttgtggtcGTCTGttgctgtttcttcttctgcttctcatCCACATTCGACTGAAGCGCATGCGCTAGCCACAAATCTCGCCTATTCTCGTTTAGTTTCGATTTTGATCACAGCGTTTGTGTGACGAAGCCTCGTGCTGAACGAGAGTTCAGAAGTGAAACCACGCCGAGTACAGGCGCTTGAAAATACACTCCAGTCATTATATAACTATACTCGAAAAAAATTTAATCGGGAAACTTTTGCACTATTCGGGAAAATCCGGGACTGGACATAAAATCAGGAATTTCCCGGTTTTCTAgggagggttggcagctatgttacggtaacatagccaaaaaaaaatagggtaggaaggtaggcaatcacttttcttttttaaaacttttttctaatgtgtacaaattaaaacctacttgacagggaaataagtgtgcgactcgggcgctttcgctttcattgcgttttctgcactcgttttcttgtgtttttgcggacaaatgtaataaaaagttatagggtcggcccctaaaaataaggtaggtcgggttaccgtaaccacacctaattttttttaggccttacatgAGTAAAATGAAGACAACAGATGCATACCTGTGTAGCTTCAAGGCAtactctttcatgtcttcatcAGCAACAACGTACACATCTGGAAAATTCAGAAAAATAGTTCTTGAATTCACATAATTTAAGATAATTTCacaggggtgtaccttaactgTTTTGTGGGGCCGGTAAGTCAGCAATTTGAACCGGGCCCCCAACCAGCCCggatttcttacaaccacctcagcggcttGTACTGACATATGTTGtgcgacaacaacaaacacaaaagaaatACATTAATAATACTACTAACAATGCATGCATTTACCATACTTATATTtataactaccacaaacacacaaaagacaCAATTATGACAAACACATAGTATAATATGTGGGTGGTTTTCAAAAAAGTAAGAATTTTCTTGTCCCTGTACTTTCATAAAATCTTACCAATAAACGTATCAGTATTTCTCGATGCAAATTGTTTTATCGTAAAGAGCAACCATTGTACAAGAAGTGGGGTCTAACTTTTTTTATCAAATATTGCTTTTGATTATTACTATTGTCCATACAATATCGAGTGGGTGGCTAAAAATAGCTGTCCCACGTAAAACATGGTAAACTTGAACTGTCCATAAAATTCTTGAAAAAAAATTCAGGCTGTCCAGAAAAATTATTTTTAAGGTTATTTATCCATGAACTTTACATTTCAAATTCTATTTACCCCTTTCTGCCAACAGaatgacagaaaaaataaactgaAGATGAAAAAATCATTGTCCCACGGTTTCAtgtcagtggtgttaccatCACACAAGTTTGGTGGAAAACATTGGTTTCCCCCCTTGCTATCCATCTTTATATTCGCTGAGAGCTCCTTCCCTTTACCCTCCATAACTTGAATGCAGAGAAAGCCGGCACTGTGAGCTGTGGACCATTTACAAGCCTTTGGAAGCGAAGCAGGTAAGGGTATGTTTGTAAATATTGTCAGTGGTGTTACTAGGTGCAGTTGCAATAAAACACACTCAGGGGAGAAACTGATAGCTCAGTTAGTGGTATTAGTAAACCACTTCCACATGGTGCAAGAACTTTGGATCACGCATGCTTGGGGGAGCAGTCATTATTTTTTAAACTTCATTTTGTCAGTGGTGTTACCGTCAGTGGTGTTACCATGCTGTAGGGTAACACCACTGACAGAatggtaacaccactgacaTTCGAAGGTCTTTTTGGTGTATTTCACACAGCAGAGACGGGCAACGTTAATTGAAAAGACTACTGGAATGCATACATGGGAAAGAGGATGCTAGGGACTGGGCAGGATGCTTAAAGAAGTAGTTGCTGGTACTTTATGTAGCGTGGAGCTATACATTGCAAGTTATATATCATGTTATATCAATTGTAGcatgcattataacaaacacaTGCTAAGTATGTACACTTTTGTCTTAGGAGCTGGCGTATATACCGCAGTCATGGCCCTATCTGCTGCTGAAAAACAGCGTCGTTACCGACAAAGGAGAGATGCAGACCCAGAAAGCGAAAGCCGTATCCTGGGGTGGTTGTGGAGGTTGATGGTGAAGAGGTCTATGTGGACTGTATGAATGCGGTGGGCAAGGGATTTACTAACACTTTCTTCTGGCCCAAAACATACCAAGATCTCTGTTGGTATGACCATGACAAAATTCTGGCCGTCATCCCACAGCCTGTTCGTACTAGCAATGCAGCAGACCAGTTTTCAGTTGATGAGGCAATATGGAGAGCGGTGGTGGGAAAGTTGAAGGCTTGAAGCATATGATTTTCTGCAAGGGTATTGTCAACTTGACGAGGTTCTGGTATCAAATGCACCGCAAGACATTGTTCATTTTTCTACTACCAAGCCTTTTTTATTACTGCCATGCATTCTGTCAAGAAACGCTGCCTGAAGAGTGCAGGTGCACATATTACTGTAACTTTCTTTTGTGCCCAGGAAAGAAATGAAATGAGATGGATGCAAGCATATCTCATTTGTATTACTGCCTGTTacttttttctttattgtcaTGTTGTATTTGCTTGCATTTTCCCCCCCTAAGTTTTCTGTTTGTGCTTGTAATCTGTTTGGAACAATTATTTGAGCTGTCGCATTAACCATGTGCATTTGCAATGTGCTACATTTATGTTCAAGTTGTGAAAATGGCATAACGATGATGTCAGTATGCCATTAGTGTTACCAGTTGTCAGCGGTGTTACCAACTGTCAGTGGTGTTACTAATGTCAAGTTTTGTTACCTTTTTGGAATAAGTTTGTGACATTTATGCATAAAACCTGTTCAAAACAATGTCAGTGTTCAGTTTTAACATGAGCATTACTGATAAATTGTGTTGTTCTTGAAATCTCATTACAAATTCTTTAATGAATGGTGTTTATGTCATTGGTGTTACCAAAAGTAATTTGTTTCACTGTTGCCTACAATGAATGTACCTCTGAATAGTTAAAGTTATGATAATTTCACTTTATCAGAAGTCTCTTTTGGGTTTCAAATTTATAATGAATGTTCATGGTGACAAGTATCTTATTTCCAATTTATAATAAATTCAATTTTTGTATGATGATTGTCAGTGGTGTTACCGACTGTCAGTGGTGTTACCGCTAtgtcagtggtgttaccatgctattttttaatttttgtccaTAATTCCTTGGACATTTTAATCAGTACAATGCTTTGTGTTTATGCCTTTAAGTCCAAAgcatacacaaaaaaataatCGTAAAAATTTTATCACTCCTTCATCTGCTCCGTGTGAAAGACAATGATAAAAAAACAGTAAATCAGAGCGAAAGGCACATTTATGCTCTGAAACCTGATATTTCAGTGCAGCGATACATGTTCAATCATGATCAATTGGGAGATCATCTTTAGGCTCTTCAATCCATATGCAAATCAGTATGATATCGCCTTATtttgtttgataaaaaaaaattcaaaacatggtaacaccactgacattttttccttgtttattttcattaattatttttttcttctccactGTTTTAGACAAAGAGTgcccattttgtgttttgaatactttaatGTTTCCTTAATCATTCTAACTCACAAGAAAGTTGATTTGATTAAAGTCATTTTGAAAAATTCATCTGTCTGAAAATTCTTACTATTTTGAAAAGCGCCCATGTATGTTCTGAGCAGTATTTATCTAAGACGAAGTAGTGTGAGGAACAGACCGTTCGTGGTCCTGGTTGTTTTCTGTTCGATCCTATCACAAACACTGATTCCCGCGGCCTTTCTCTTTTTGCGTGGGTTCGATACCATGTGCAATGCATTTCTTCGTTTCGCCGTACACAAGCCAATCTTGTTGTTCGTCAGTTTTCCTTTGACGCTTTTCATCGTCATTTTGAttttttgacaaacttttttttttacaaactcTCTCTCCATCGTCTGTTTTCTGAAGGTTGAGTTAAAGCGTCGCGAAATCTCCATATTGTTGCTCAAACGCGTGTATAAAGTGAAAGTTCAAAACTTCGACTGCTAGAGAAAAGAAAGTCTCGAGCGATGCGAGAAACATGGCATCcagtagcagacgaaaaacgcGAGAGCTTCTTTACTCGCCAGCCGTTCCGATTAACAGTGTCGCGTTTGCGGTCAACGAAATTTAGGGCCACCAGGTGGGCGGGTGAAGAGGAATTTTTAATTCGCCCGATGCTATTTAAACCAGCCTTGGGCGGTCAGGCGGGTGTTAAGGTACAGCCCTGATATCATTATCACTGTGTATATTTTTGTCTTCCCGTAATTCATTAGTAGATGTATATTCAGCGATTTTataaaataacaaaatgtgCAATGCAATGATTTACAAAGATGCTGACAAACACAGCCCAGACTCCGCCACTTGGCTGTTCTGAAATTGTTAAACATGTATCATTATAAGGTCTGACAAACATACCGGATTCTTTCCCAACGCCAATCTGTCGCCCAAATGAAGTAATGGTGTCACGTCCACACAGAACTCTTAGCGCCAGGAAATCATAGccactgtttgtcagtctgtaacCTTCAACTGTTGTAGACAATgaatcaagcacacacacaaaattagaCTCCGTGATAAAACGAAATGCCTCTACAAACAATTAACAAGACTCCT carries:
- the LOC138981086 gene encoding uncharacterized protein encodes the protein MGKLKVNNFQKMAKEDFRVLTAVEMGMKNHELVPSPLVAAIAQLRGGGCHKVLKNLCRMKLLAYERGGRNFEGYRLTNSGYDFLALRVLCGRDTITSFGRQIGVGKESDVYVVADEDMKEYALKLHRLGRTSFRQLKNKRDYHKHRKSISWLYLSRLSATKEHAYMKALYEHGFPVPKPADVNRHAVVMQLVPGYPLCQVHGLKDKEALYSECMELIVKLAENGVIHSDFNEFNLMLDADDHVIMIDFPQMVSMSHTNAQMYFDRDVQCIRDFFSKRFAYESELFPTFKDIVRTGNLDREVAASGFTKTMASTFDEFVDELGPRTREGSETDTAEESEGDASEGDETDTGDEEQEEEENATRHQHVKKPVVDPRDEQLNYRLSLLNVDGGGTEASPEGQIAAEAIKGEVEVCDGEAEAATDRTDESKAEVHSSNTDNVGAENTEFISLKTKAVELASKTEEQEKELSDESDNDNLSVGHREHCDTASVSSSIHPVIVERRARAQAKKVAAKQKHQRIRKKGEAALNTQRRRDNRAEISTSSSSFWLD